From the candidate division KSB1 bacterium genome, one window contains:
- a CDS encoding TonB-dependent receptor — translation MKGQPFFVALVLVFFAGTSLVASSTGKIVGVVKDAQTGEPLPGANVFLQGTALGAATNLKGEYLIPSVPAGDYMLVVSYIGYKKVTMPISVTTDQITRQDVKLQFEVIEGQAVVVTAQLEGQARAINQQLSANTIVNVVSSDKIKELPDQNAAESLGRLPGISIQRDAGEGTKVVIRGLSPKFNSITVNGERIPSTEAVDRSVDLSMISPDMLAGIEVFKALTPDKDGDAIGGTVNFVIRKAPEGLKTDFRLQGGYNNHESDYGVYKGSASLSNRFYEDKLGVILTGNLQRANRSSDVLEADYSFAGQGVDRAKIKVEDLNLGDRLETRDRYGASLALDYNLGNGSILFNSFWSRTDRDEIQRRKRYRVGTTRVEYDLIDRRIETTLLTNSLSGEHTFKLLELSWRASYSDSKQNMPFSHYARFREDAAYTADLIEDQGPELIPLGAKNNLAETYFKNDHLDEQRIEDRDWTAQLDIKRPWVLGKKISGYFKLGGKIRDKDRTRDDHRIWTSHFNLDALGREMAANPERFRNEFRLYELTNVNRLGLNAFLDPGFSAGDYLNGQFTFGPGLSVDKLHDFLNTFRSFILMNGDPLYVVDKLYDLRDYKAGEQIRATYLMAEFNLGRKLTLLGGARYEWTENDYKSIFGTPEIGEDGQSVSGVTDTTGVRQYDEILPMAHLRYKFTSWFDIRLAATKTLSRPDYFNLVPRESINNDERIIERGEPNLKPTRVWNYDAYLSFYSRLGLFTVGGFYKELRDIDYLRRFPILEIGHPYRGYDIVGPINGKGKPTIKGWEIDLQTNLKFLPGPLDGLVLYANYSRITSKTFYPFFRVETKLIPTPPYVVSTAIDTVRSGRVAGQADYIANFAIGYEKKGFSGRLSLIAQGGSLENLGGTSEFDGFADDFLRWDLTLQQKITSGFSAFLNFNNMTDYAEKAFLGIKAFPTSEEFFGWTADLGLRYKF, via the coding sequence ATGAAAGGCCAACCTTTTTTTGTCGCGCTCGTTCTCGTCTTTTTTGCGGGAACGAGCCTCGTTGCCAGCTCGACGGGTAAAATCGTTGGCGTCGTCAAAGACGCCCAAACCGGCGAGCCGTTGCCCGGCGCCAATGTTTTTTTGCAAGGCACGGCCCTTGGCGCCGCGACCAACCTCAAAGGCGAATACCTCATTCCCTCCGTGCCGGCCGGCGACTATATGCTGGTCGTCTCATATATCGGTTACAAGAAGGTGACGATGCCGATCAGCGTCACGACCGATCAAATCACCCGCCAGGACGTTAAACTGCAATTCGAAGTCATCGAGGGGCAAGCCGTCGTGGTCACGGCGCAATTGGAAGGCCAAGCGCGCGCCATCAACCAGCAATTGTCTGCCAACACCATCGTCAACGTCGTGTCTTCGGACAAGATCAAGGAGTTGCCGGATCAAAACGCGGCGGAATCGTTGGGGCGTTTGCCCGGCATATCCATTCAGCGCGACGCCGGCGAGGGCACGAAAGTCGTGATTCGCGGCCTGTCGCCGAAATTCAACTCGATCACCGTCAACGGCGAGCGCATTCCTTCCACTGAGGCAGTTGATCGCTCGGTCGATCTCAGCATGATCTCGCCGGACATGCTGGCGGGCATCGAAGTGTTCAAAGCCCTCACGCCGGATAAAGATGGAGACGCGATCGGCGGCACGGTGAATTTTGTGATTCGCAAAGCGCCCGAAGGTTTGAAAACGGATTTCCGCTTGCAAGGCGGATACAACAATCACGAAAGCGATTACGGCGTGTACAAGGGCAGCGCGAGCTTGAGCAACCGCTTCTATGAAGATAAGTTGGGCGTTATTTTGACCGGCAATCTGCAGCGGGCCAATCGCAGCTCGGACGTGCTGGAGGCCGACTATTCCTTTGCCGGACAGGGCGTGGACCGCGCCAAAATCAAAGTTGAAGATTTGAATCTCGGCGACCGGCTGGAAACCCGCGACCGTTACGGCGCCTCGCTGGCGCTCGATTATAATTTGGGCAACGGCTCCATTCTTTTCAACAGCTTTTGGAGCCGCACCGACCGCGACGAGATTCAGCGCCGCAAACGGTATCGCGTCGGCACCACCCGCGTGGAATATGACTTGATCGACCGCCGCATTGAAACCACGTTGCTGACCAATTCTTTGAGCGGGGAGCACACGTTCAAACTCCTCGAGCTGAGCTGGCGCGCTTCGTATTCCGACAGCAAACAGAACATGCCGTTTTCCCATTACGCGCGCTTTCGCGAGGACGCCGCCTACACCGCCGACTTGATCGAAGACCAGGGGCCGGAGCTGATTCCGCTGGGCGCAAAAAACAATCTCGCCGAAACTTATTTCAAGAACGATCATCTCGACGAGCAACGGATCGAAGACCGTGATTGGACCGCGCAGCTCGATATCAAAAGGCCGTGGGTGTTGGGTAAAAAAATTTCGGGTTATTTCAAACTCGGCGGCAAAATTCGCGACAAGGATCGCACGCGCGACGATCATCGCATTTGGACTTCTCATTTCAACCTCGATGCGCTCGGCCGTGAGATGGCCGCGAACCCCGAGAGGTTTCGCAACGAATTTCGCCTCTACGAATTGACCAACGTCAATCGTCTTGGGCTCAACGCTTTTCTTGATCCCGGCTTCAGCGCCGGAGATTATCTCAACGGCCAGTTCACGTTTGGCCCGGGGCTGAGTGTGGACAAACTCCACGATTTTTTGAATACCTTCCGGTCCTTCATTTTAATGAACGGCGACCCGCTGTATGTCGTCGACAAGCTTTATGATTTGCGGGATTATAAAGCCGGCGAGCAGATTCGCGCCACCTATTTGATGGCCGAGTTTAATCTCGGACGCAAGCTCACCCTGCTGGGCGGCGCCCGCTACGAATGGACGGAGAACGATTACAAAAGCATTTTCGGAACGCCGGAAATTGGGGAAGATGGTCAGAGCGTGAGTGGCGTGACCGATACCACGGGCGTTCGGCAATATGATGAGATTCTACCGATGGCGCACCTGCGCTATAAATTCACTTCGTGGTTCGACATTCGCCTGGCCGCCACCAAAACCCTTTCGCGTCCCGATTACTTCAATCTCGTGCCGCGCGAAAGTATCAACAACGACGAAAGAATTATCGAACGTGGCGAGCCGAATCTGAAGCCGACCCGCGTGTGGAATTACGACGCCTATCTGTCGTTCTACAGCCGCTTGGGGCTTTTTACCGTCGGCGGATTTTACAAGGAACTCCGCGACATTGATTATCTCCGCCGCTTCCCGATTCTCGAAATCGGGCATCCCTATCGCGGTTACGACATCGTCGGGCCGATAAATGGAAAAGGCAAGCCCACGATCAAAGGCTGGGAAATCGATTTGCAAACCAATCTCAAGTTTTTGCCCGGCCCGCTCGACGGCCTGGTGCTGTACGCCAACTATTCCCGCATCACCTCAAAAACTTTTTACCCCTTCTTCCGCGTTGAAACCAAGCTGATTCCCACTCCTCCCTATGTTGTCTCCACGGCTATCGATACGGTGCGTTCGGGGCGCGTCGCCGGCCAGGCGGATTATATTGCCAACTTCGCGATCGGTTACGAGAAGAAAGGATTTTCGGGTCGCCTGTCACTGATCGCGCAAGGCGGCAGCCTGGAAAATTTGGGCGGCACGAGTGAATTTGACGGCTTTGCCGATGATTTTTTGCGCTGGGATCTCACCTTGCAACAGAAAATCACCAGCGGCTTCAGCGCCTTTCTGAACTTCAACAACATGACCGATTATGCGGAGAAGGCCTTTCTCGGCATCAAGGCGTTTCCAACGAGTGAGGAATTCTTCGGCTGGACGGCCGATCTCGGGCTGCGCTACAAGTTTTAA
- a CDS encoding T9SS type A sorting domain-containing protein, with protein MKPIYRLLPQLLACAIAVLGWFDESNAQERRVPIAPGIGTLNAAIAGDTARTPNTVYVLERGAGKIYLLSGTIDHNFPLTIISEGTGERPRLVPLADNAGNSTRAFRSRANLTLKGLYVTGANSLGAYRETNIIRTGADNVRIVLEDCHLDRDGQSAIRLDNKFCRVFVKKSIISNIGEATNLDNGRFIDARGVQQDSIWVENTTVYNITSRVYRVGDGGLSKFHYWNHNTIVNSAQHCLDIEQLATFIFTNNIVVNGAYFGTDTTTTPGSVPRTLIELDPPGPLLAGLSLSVTIRNNNFYLDPAISSLFPGIRGRKVVQPYDSIATAHASNTTMEAIAFVNGPPSHIPLVMAFLDTSRSMSSYPPFDTSKEPYDFKYPTTTAAYTGSTAGQPLGALTWFGLDIISAVKDRAGSKVPNSFRLLGNYPNPFNPSTAICFDLPVAAEVQIAVFDVTGRQVLATKPVRMNAGSAQALRLDASALATGVYFYRVTAATAKQTFTGTGDMLLVK; from the coding sequence ATGAAACCAATTTACAGACTGCTGCCCCAATTATTGGCGTGCGCCATCGCCGTCTTGGGGTGGTTTGACGAATCCAATGCCCAAGAGCGCCGCGTGCCGATTGCTCCCGGCATCGGAACGTTGAACGCGGCGATCGCGGGGGATACCGCTAGAACCCCCAACACCGTTTACGTGCTGGAGCGCGGCGCCGGAAAAATTTATTTGTTGTCCGGAACCATCGATCATAACTTTCCGCTCACGATTATTTCGGAGGGAACAGGGGAACGCCCGCGCTTGGTGCCGCTGGCGGATAACGCCGGCAACTCGACCCGCGCCTTTCGGAGCCGCGCCAATCTCACGCTCAAAGGCTTGTACGTCACCGGCGCCAATTCTTTGGGCGCTTACCGCGAGACCAACATCATCCGCACCGGCGCCGATAACGTTCGCATCGTGCTGGAAGATTGCCATCTCGATCGCGACGGCCAATCGGCCATCCGGCTCGACAACAAATTCTGCCGCGTGTTCGTGAAAAAGTCCATCATCAGCAACATCGGCGAGGCGACGAATCTGGACAACGGCCGCTTCATCGATGCGCGCGGCGTTCAACAAGATTCGATCTGGGTGGAGAACACCACCGTTTACAACATCACCAGCCGCGTCTATCGCGTCGGCGACGGCGGCTTGAGCAAGTTCCACTATTGGAACCACAACACCATCGTCAACAGCGCACAGCATTGCCTGGACATCGAGCAGTTGGCGACCTTCATCTTCACCAACAACATCGTGGTCAACGGCGCTTATTTCGGCACGGACACCACGACAACGCCCGGCAGCGTGCCGCGCACGCTCATCGAGCTTGATCCCCCCGGACCGCTGCTCGCGGGCCTGAGCTTGAGCGTGACGATCCGCAACAACAATTTCTATTTGGATCCGGCGATCTCGAGTCTGTTTCCCGGCATCCGCGGCCGCAAAGTCGTTCAGCCCTATGACTCGATTGCCACGGCTCATGCCAGTAATACCACTATGGAAGCCATCGCTTTTGTCAACGGTCCGCCTTCGCACATCCCTTTGGTGATGGCTTTCCTGGATACCAGCAGATCCATGTCGAGTTATCCACCCTTTGATACCTCGAAAGAGCCTTACGATTTCAAATATCCCACCACGACGGCGGCGTACACCGGCTCCACTGCCGGCCAGCCGCTCGGCGCGCTCACGTGGTTCGGCCTCGACATCATCAGCGCCGTGAAGGATCGCGCCGGCAGCAAAGTGCCCAACTCGTTTCGTCTGCTCGGCAATTATCCCAATCCGTTCAACCCTTCGACTGCAATTTGCTTTGATCTGCCGGTTGCAGCCGAAGTGCAAATCGCCGTGTTTGATGTCACCGGCCGGCAAGTGCTCGCCACCAAGCCGGTGCGCATGAACGCCGGCTCCGCGCAGGCGCTGCGCTTGGACGCTTCGGCCCTCGCCACCGGTGTGTACTTCTATCGCGTCACCGCCGCGACGGCGAAACAAACGTTTACCGGAACGGGTGATATGCTGTTGGTCAAATAA
- a CDS encoding mandelate racemase/muconate lactonizing enzyme family protein: MKTNRRAFLVTTLGAALGATLQAAPVRAQTRTIALEELDAAAKKPVLRAKLFKDPIIIAAIDLLKNGEEWFVRVRSKDGAVGMAVSNNERMDAFYPILTKIVAPYFIGKDARQLETLIDGVYVHDSNYKLQGLAFWMCVASVEFAILDLLGHLAGKPVGDLLGSVTRNEIKVYRANNDRGLSAEESVRRTKKRVEEIGAKALKFKVGGRLGFADSPPGRTEKLIPLMRKTFGDEMVIMADANGSYNVAEAVRVGRMLEEHKITFYEEPCAFDELEETKRVADTLTIPIAGGEQESSLWRFRWMIHNHAVQIVQPDLFYFGGFIRSVRVARMAAAAGLECTPHMSGSSVGYLYVIHFASFVPNAGEFMEYKGKSEKIPIHCDTSTLICKDGIVRVPTGPGFGIAIDPDFVNQAAVITG, from the coding sequence ATGAAAACTAACCGCCGCGCATTTTTGGTGACAACTTTGGGCGCTGCGCTCGGCGCAACTTTGCAGGCGGCGCCGGTGCGCGCGCAAACGCGCACAATCGCGCTGGAAGAATTGGACGCCGCCGCGAAAAAGCCCGTGCTCAGAGCCAAGCTTTTTAAAGATCCCATAATCATCGCCGCCATCGACTTGCTGAAAAACGGTGAGGAGTGGTTCGTGCGCGTGCGCTCGAAAGACGGCGCGGTCGGCATGGCCGTTTCCAACAATGAGCGCATGGATGCCTTCTATCCCATTTTGACAAAAATCGTCGCGCCGTATTTTATCGGCAAGGACGCCCGGCAGCTCGAGACGCTCATTGACGGCGTTTATGTTCATGACAGCAATTACAAGCTGCAAGGCCTCGCCTTTTGGATGTGCGTCGCCTCGGTGGAATTTGCGATTTTGGATTTGCTCGGCCATCTCGCGGGCAAGCCGGTGGGCGATTTGCTCGGCAGCGTCACTCGCAACGAGATCAAAGTTTATCGCGCCAACAACGATCGTGGCTTGTCGGCGGAAGAATCGGTTCGCCGTACGAAAAAGCGCGTCGAGGAAATCGGCGCCAAAGCGCTGAAGTTCAAAGTCGGCGGCAGATTAGGTTTCGCGGACTCGCCGCCCGGCCGCACCGAGAAGCTGATTCCCTTGATGCGCAAGACGTTCGGCGACGAGATGGTGATCATGGCCGACGCCAACGGCTCGTACAACGTTGCGGAAGCGGTGCGTGTCGGCAGAATGTTGGAGGAGCACAAAATCACTTTTTACGAAGAGCCTTGCGCGTTCGATGAGTTGGAAGAAACCAAACGAGTTGCCGACACGCTCACGATCCCCATTGCCGGCGGCGAGCAGGAAAGCAGCCTCTGGCGCTTCCGCTGGATGATTCACAACCACGCTGTGCAAATCGTGCAGCCGGATTTGTTTTATTTCGGCGGCTTCATTCGCAGCGTGCGCGTCGCGAGAATGGCCGCCGCAGCCGGATTGGAATGCACGCCGCATATGAGCGGCAGCAGCGTCGGTTATCTCTACGTGATTCATTTTGCCTCGTTCGTTCCCAACGCCGGCGAGTTCATGGAGTACAAGGGCAAAAGCGAAAAAATACCCATTCATTGCGACACCTCGACGCTGATCTGCAAAGATGGCATCGTCCGCGTCCCCACCGGTCCCGGCTTTGGCATTGCCATTGATCCGGATTTTGTGAATCAAGCTGCGGTGATCACGGGTTGA
- a CDS encoding glycoside hydrolase family 2 protein — protein MHVVSTFVTTPEVSHHAATVKVVTEIKNDANHAKELRLVASVVNAEGFIVASMESHARVEKNALHTLTQQSGAIPQPRLWSPEEPNLYTVYSHLYDGETLVDEYASPLGFRWFEFDSQKGFFLNGKYLKLRGVNLHQDRFGYGPAVPDSLRVQDLRLFKKMGINFVRLAHYPHDPVMLQECDRLGILVWEEIPYVNTVGREKFIDNCKNMLAEMIARDRNHPAIIFWGIANETAEAWMPASEVPYIRKTLQALHDLAKALDTTRLTVQAQNNMVDYDLAGITDCIGFNRYFGWYRGAIEDFGKDIDELHQKYPHWKILISEYGADAKRGYHVENPERFDFSEDYQLRFHEGYLRQINERPWLGGSAVWNGCDFASEHKIGNIPRLNQKGLVDYRRRPKDAYYFYQSQWSQEPMVYIVSHTWRHRSGNNGEKKRIRILSNCDVVELFLNGQPLGAKEEDFVWEVAFHEGENELFARARKDEVTVSDRVKLYFEFATRTNNRK, from the coding sequence GTGCATGTCGTTTCAACCTTTGTCACCACACCGGAAGTTTCTCATCACGCCGCGACCGTCAAAGTGGTGACGGAAATAAAGAATGACGCCAATCATGCCAAAGAACTCCGGCTGGTTGCCAGCGTTGTCAATGCGGAAGGATTCATTGTCGCCTCGATGGAAAGCCACGCACGAGTGGAGAAAAACGCCTTGCACACATTGACACAACAGAGCGGCGCGATTCCGCAGCCGCGTTTGTGGTCGCCGGAGGAGCCGAACCTCTATACCGTTTATTCCCATCTCTATGATGGCGAAACCCTGGTCGACGAATATGCTTCGCCGCTCGGTTTTCGCTGGTTTGAATTTGATTCACAAAAAGGTTTTTTCCTCAATGGCAAATATTTGAAGCTTCGCGGCGTCAATCTGCATCAGGATCGTTTCGGCTACGGCCCGGCAGTGCCGGATTCGCTGCGCGTGCAAGATTTGCGTTTGTTCAAGAAAATGGGCATCAACTTCGTTCGCCTCGCGCATTATCCCCATGATCCGGTAATGCTGCAGGAATGTGACCGCCTGGGTATTCTGGTGTGGGAGGAGATTCCCTACGTCAATACCGTCGGCCGTGAAAAGTTCATCGACAATTGCAAAAACATGTTGGCCGAGATGATCGCCCGCGACCGCAATCATCCCGCCATCATATTTTGGGGAATCGCCAACGAAACTGCCGAAGCGTGGATGCCCGCCTCGGAAGTGCCGTACATCCGCAAGACGCTTCAAGCGCTCCATGATCTTGCGAAAGCGCTGGATACGACCCGGCTCACCGTGCAGGCGCAAAACAACATGGTGGATTACGATCTGGCCGGCATCACCGATTGCATCGGCTTCAATCGTTACTTCGGCTGGTATCGCGGCGCCATCGAAGATTTCGGCAAGGATATTGATGAGCTGCACCAAAAATATCCGCATTGGAAAATTCTGATCAGCGAATATGGCGCCGATGCCAAACGCGGTTACCATGTCGAAAACCCCGAACGCTTCGATTTCAGCGAAGACTATCAACTGCGGTTTCACGAAGGCTATCTCCGGCAAATCAACGAGCGGCCGTGGCTTGGTGGCAGCGCGGTTTGGAATGGCTGCGATTTTGCCTCCGAGCATAAAATTGGCAACATTCCCCGCCTCAATCAGAAAGGTCTGGTCGATTACAGACGCCGGCCGAAGGATGCCTACTATTTTTATCAGAGCCAATGGTCACAAGAGCCGATGGTTTACATCGTCTCGCACACGTGGCGCCATCGCAGTGGCAACAATGGCGAGAAGAAGCGTATTCGCATTTTGAGCAATTGCGACGTCGTGGAGCTGTTTCTCAATGGACAACCGCTTGGCGCCAAAGAAGAGGATTTCGTGTGGGAAGTGGCATTCCATGAGGGAGAAAACGAACTGTTTGCCAGGGCCAGAAAGGACGAGGTCACTGTGAGTGACCGGGTAAAGTTGTATTTTGAATTCGCGACCAGGACCAATAACCGCAAGTGA
- the uidA gene encoding beta-glucuronidase, which produces MLYPQNNRCRTVLDLSGFWEIKADPDRFGVEKNWNDGFEADAYIGVPGSWNEQLAEIGLMNYVGPLWHQTRFHVPSALSEKTLLLRFGSADFHARVWVNGEFVGEHEGGFLPFEFDITSFINHDAENLLVVCVDNTLTYDTIPQGLTKEDFASFRKNRDASFPPTAFDFFAYGGLHRPVKLVALHPLHLSEVKVDTAIAGTTGHLKFEATFSRLSEAASVEISLWDGRQKLEKKIKPCNYSTVAGEFAISRCQFWCPENPHLYQLRFSVQENGTPVDEYQVEVGVREITVAGAKLLLNGAPIFLKGFGKHEDFAVLGKGLSHPLIVKDFQLMKWIGANSFRTSHYPYAEEIMQMADRMGFLIIDEVPAVSLNFRHVTSKTLENHKRALTELIARDRNHPAVISWSIANEPGIWGEEEAISEKAENYWAEICRHVKSLDSTRPITLPAFAFWKERDPAYKYSDFISINRYWGWYEIPGEIEEAGATLKAEMELLHEKYQKPILVSEFGADTIDGLHATYPQLFTEEYQTQLIQKYFEIIESLPFAIGEHIWNFADFRTAQHFRRVVLNKKGVFNRQREPKAAAFAIRQHWLSFDKKPRAAKSRRDD; this is translated from the coding sequence ATGCTCTATCCCCAAAACAATCGCTGCCGTACCGTTCTCGATCTCTCCGGCTTTTGGGAAATCAAAGCCGATCCGGATCGCTTTGGTGTTGAAAAAAATTGGAACGATGGATTCGAAGCAGATGCTTATATTGGTGTGCCCGGCAGTTGGAATGAGCAGCTCGCCGAAATCGGGCTGATGAATTATGTCGGGCCGCTGTGGCACCAAACGCGCTTCCATGTTCCGTCCGCTTTATCCGAGAAAACATTGCTGCTGCGATTTGGCTCTGCTGATTTTCATGCCCGGGTTTGGGTCAATGGGGAGTTTGTCGGAGAGCACGAGGGTGGATTTTTGCCCTTTGAATTCGACATCACTTCTTTTATCAACCATGATGCCGAGAACCTACTCGTCGTTTGCGTGGACAACACGCTGACCTATGACACCATTCCCCAGGGCCTCACCAAAGAGGATTTTGCCTCATTCCGCAAAAATCGTGACGCCTCTTTTCCTCCGACGGCGTTTGACTTTTTTGCCTACGGTGGTCTGCATCGTCCGGTGAAGCTTGTCGCGCTTCATCCTCTCCATCTTTCCGAGGTGAAGGTCGACACCGCCATCGCGGGCACAACCGGCCATTTAAAATTCGAGGCAACATTCAGCCGGCTTTCCGAGGCAGCAAGCGTGGAAATCTCTCTTTGGGATGGCAGGCAGAAGCTGGAGAAAAAAATAAAACCCTGCAACTATTCAACCGTCGCCGGTGAATTTGCCATTTCGCGCTGCCAATTTTGGTGTCCCGAGAATCCCCATCTCTACCAGCTCCGGTTTTCAGTGCAGGAGAATGGTACGCCGGTGGATGAGTATCAGGTTGAAGTCGGCGTTCGCGAAATCACCGTGGCCGGCGCGAAGCTGCTGTTGAATGGCGCGCCCATTTTTCTGAAAGGCTTCGGCAAGCACGAGGACTTCGCCGTTCTGGGAAAAGGTTTATCCCACCCCCTGATCGTCAAGGATTTTCAATTAATGAAATGGATTGGCGCCAATTCATTTCGGACCTCGCATTATCCCTACGCCGAAGAAATCATGCAGATGGCCGACCGCATGGGATTTTTGATTATCGATGAAGTGCCGGCGGTCAGTTTGAACTTTCGCCACGTCACCTCCAAAACCCTGGAGAATCACAAACGGGCGTTAACCGAGCTGATCGCGAGAGACCGGAACCATCCGGCGGTGATCAGTTGGAGCATCGCCAATGAACCCGGCATCTGGGGAGAGGAGGAAGCGATTTCCGAAAAGGCCGAGAACTATTGGGCGGAGATTTGCCGGCATGTCAAATCGCTCGATTCGACCCGGCCGATCACCCTGCCGGCTTTCGCCTTTTGGAAAGAGCGGGATCCTGCCTACAAATATTCCGACTTCATTTCCATCAACCGCTATTGGGGATGGTACGAGATTCCCGGCGAGATCGAGGAAGCCGGCGCCACGCTCAAAGCGGAAATGGAATTGCTCCACGAAAAGTATCAGAAGCCGATTCTCGTCTCCGAATTTGGCGCCGATACCATCGACGGGTTGCATGCCACCTATCCGCAACTGTTTACCGAGGAATACCAAACTCAGTTGATTCAGAAATATTTTGAAATCATCGAATCGCTGCCGTTTGCCATCGGCGAGCATATTTGGAATTTCGCCGATTTCCGCACCGCGCAACATTTCCGCCGCGTAGTGTTGAACAAAAAAGGCGTATTCAATCGGCAACGGGAGCCGAAGGCGGCGGCCTTTGCGATTCGCCAACATTGGCTCTCATTTGATAAAAAGCCGCGTGCGGCAAAGTCTCGAAGAGACGATTGA